The following proteins are co-located in the Triticum aestivum cultivar Chinese Spring chromosome 1A, IWGSC CS RefSeq v2.1, whole genome shotgun sequence genome:
- the LOC123048593 gene encoding probable serine protease EDA2 isoform X2, with translation MGAGITAGATARLVVVPLLLLPLLLARGAEAVSLWRPPPEAGLLGSAPGRFLTQEEHWMSQTLDHFSPTDHRQFKQRYYEFLDYHRAPNGPVFLNICGEASCSGISNNYLAVMAKKFGAALVSPEHRYYGKSSPFEDLTTENLRFLSSKQALSDLAVFRQYYQETLNAKYNRSGADNSWFVFGGSYSGALSAWFRLKFPHLTCGSLASSGVVLAVYNFTDFDKQIGESAGPECKGALQEVTRLVDGQLQSGHNSVKELFGAKMLENDGDFLYLLADAAAIAFQYGNPDVLCSPLVEAKKNGTDLVEAFAHYVNDYYVGTFRAPVASYDQNYLKNTTPAESSYRLWWYQVCSEVAYFQVAPKNDSVRSAKIDTRYHLDLCKNVFGEGVYPDVSMTNLYYGGTRIAGSKIVFANGSQDPWRHASKQKSSEELPSYLIECSNCGHCTDISGCPQAPSNIGGDSSKCSSPEAVNKVRKQIVDHIDLWLSECQDQAGEQMEHSHLLITSAGERARYCCYLHETRIIQADETTRRLAAMKSYYWGVQI, from the exons ATGGGAGCCGGAATTACCGCCGGCGCCACCGCCCGCCTCGTCGTCGTTCCGCTCCTGCTGCTACCCCTACTCCTCGCGCGCGGCGCCGAGGCTGTCAGCCTCTGGCGGCCGCCGCCGGAGGCCGGGCTCCTGGGCTCCGCCCCAGGCAGGTTCCTGACGCAGGAGGAGCACTGGATGAGCCAAACCCTCGACCACTTCTCCCCCACC GATCATCGGCAATTCAAGCAGCGGTACTACGAATTTCTCGATTACCACCGAGCTCCAAATGGCCCGGTCTTCTTAAATATATGTGGAGAAGCTTCATGCAGTGGGATTTCTAACAACTACTTAGCT GTGATGGCCAAGAAGTTTGGCGCTGCTTTGGTTTCTCCCGAGCATCGATACTATGGGAAGAGTTCCCCTTTTGAGGATTTGACGACAGAAAATCTAAGGTTCTTGTCATCAAAGCAGGCTTTATCAGACCTGGCTGTTTTCCGCCAGTATTATCAG GAAACATTAAATGCCAAGTATAATCGCTCAGGAGCAGACAATTCTTGGTTTGTGTTTGGAGGGTCGTACTCTGGAGCTCTCAGTGCTTGGTTCAGATTGAAATTTCCTCACTTAACATGTGGAAGTCTTGCAAGTTCAGGGGTTGTTCTTGCTGTTTACAACTTTACTGACTTCGACAAACAG ATTGGGGAGTCAGCTGGTCCAGAATGCAAAGGAGCACTTCAAGAAGTAACAAGACTTGTTGATGGACAACTTCAGTCTGGCCACAACTCGGTTAAAGAACTGTTTGGAGCAAAAATG TTAGAAAATGATGGTGACTTCCTTTACCTACTAGCAGACGCTGCAGCTATTGCG TTCCAATATGGCAACCCTGATGTTTTGTGCTCCCCACTAGTTGAAGCAAAGAAGAATGGTACGGAtttggtg GAAGCATTTGCTCATTACGTGAACGACTATTATGTTGGGACATTTAGGGCACCAGTTGCATCATATGATCAGAACTATTTGAAGAACACAACCCCTGCTGAATCTT CATATCGATTGTGGTGGTATCAAGTTTGCAGTGAGGTTGCATATTTCCAAGTGGCGCCAAAAAATGATAGCGTCCGTTCTGCAAAGATTGATACAAG GTATCATTTAGACTTGTGCAAAAATGTTTTTGGGGAAGGAGTTTATCCTGATGTGTCCATGACAAACTTATACTATGGAGGCACAAGAATTGCAG GTTCTAAAATTGTTTTTGCAAATGGCTCTCAAGACCCATGGCGCCATGCTTCCAAGCAGAAATCATCGGAAGAAC TGCCATCATACTTAATTGAGTGCAGCAACTGTGGGCATTGCACTGATATCTCCGGATGCCCTCAAGCACCCTCAAATATTGGAG GTGATTCATCCAAATGCTCATCTCCAGAAGCAGTGAACAAAGTAAGGAAGCAGATCGTCGATCACATCGACCTGTGGTTGTCAGAGTGCCAAGACCAAG CGGGGGAGCAGATGGAGCATAGCCACCTACTGATCACCTCTGCAGGCGAACGCGCACGATATTGCTGTTATTTACACGAAACACGAATAATACAGGCAGACGAAACAACTAGGCGATTGGCGGCCATGAAATCTTACTACTGGGGGGTGCAGATATGA
- the LOC123048593 gene encoding probable serine protease EDA2 isoform X1, with translation MGAGITAGATARLVVVPLLLLPLLLARGAEAVSLWRPPPEAGLLGSAPGRFLTQEEHWMSQTLDHFSPTDHRQFKQRYYEFLDYHRAPNGPVFLNICGEASCSGISNNYLAVMAKKFGAALVSPEHRYYGKSSPFEDLTTENLRFLSSKQALSDLAVFRQYYQETLNAKYNRSGADNSWFVFGGSYSGALSAWFRLKFPHLTCGSLASSGVVLAVYNFTDFDKQIGESAGPECKGALQEVTRLVDGQLQSGHNSVKELFGAKMLENDGDFLYLLADAAAIAFQYGNPDVLCSPLVEAKKNGTDLVEAFAHYVNDYYVGTFRAPVASYDQNYLKNTTPAESSYRLWWYQVCSEVAYFQVAPKNDSVRSAKIDTRYHLDLCKNVFGEGVYPDVSMTNLYYGGTRIAGSKIVFANGSQDPWRHASKQKSSEELPSYLIECSNCGHCTDISGCPQAPSNIGGDSSKCSSPEAVNKVRKQIVDHIDLWLSECQDQGHGAVTKRGSRWSIATY, from the exons ATGGGAGCCGGAATTACCGCCGGCGCCACCGCCCGCCTCGTCGTCGTTCCGCTCCTGCTGCTACCCCTACTCCTCGCGCGCGGCGCCGAGGCTGTCAGCCTCTGGCGGCCGCCGCCGGAGGCCGGGCTCCTGGGCTCCGCCCCAGGCAGGTTCCTGACGCAGGAGGAGCACTGGATGAGCCAAACCCTCGACCACTTCTCCCCCACC GATCATCGGCAATTCAAGCAGCGGTACTACGAATTTCTCGATTACCACCGAGCTCCAAATGGCCCGGTCTTCTTAAATATATGTGGAGAAGCTTCATGCAGTGGGATTTCTAACAACTACTTAGCT GTGATGGCCAAGAAGTTTGGCGCTGCTTTGGTTTCTCCCGAGCATCGATACTATGGGAAGAGTTCCCCTTTTGAGGATTTGACGACAGAAAATCTAAGGTTCTTGTCATCAAAGCAGGCTTTATCAGACCTGGCTGTTTTCCGCCAGTATTATCAG GAAACATTAAATGCCAAGTATAATCGCTCAGGAGCAGACAATTCTTGGTTTGTGTTTGGAGGGTCGTACTCTGGAGCTCTCAGTGCTTGGTTCAGATTGAAATTTCCTCACTTAACATGTGGAAGTCTTGCAAGTTCAGGGGTTGTTCTTGCTGTTTACAACTTTACTGACTTCGACAAACAG ATTGGGGAGTCAGCTGGTCCAGAATGCAAAGGAGCACTTCAAGAAGTAACAAGACTTGTTGATGGACAACTTCAGTCTGGCCACAACTCGGTTAAAGAACTGTTTGGAGCAAAAATG TTAGAAAATGATGGTGACTTCCTTTACCTACTAGCAGACGCTGCAGCTATTGCG TTCCAATATGGCAACCCTGATGTTTTGTGCTCCCCACTAGTTGAAGCAAAGAAGAATGGTACGGAtttggtg GAAGCATTTGCTCATTACGTGAACGACTATTATGTTGGGACATTTAGGGCACCAGTTGCATCATATGATCAGAACTATTTGAAGAACACAACCCCTGCTGAATCTT CATATCGATTGTGGTGGTATCAAGTTTGCAGTGAGGTTGCATATTTCCAAGTGGCGCCAAAAAATGATAGCGTCCGTTCTGCAAAGATTGATACAAG GTATCATTTAGACTTGTGCAAAAATGTTTTTGGGGAAGGAGTTTATCCTGATGTGTCCATGACAAACTTATACTATGGAGGCACAAGAATTGCAG GTTCTAAAATTGTTTTTGCAAATGGCTCTCAAGACCCATGGCGCCATGCTTCCAAGCAGAAATCATCGGAAGAAC TGCCATCATACTTAATTGAGTGCAGCAACTGTGGGCATTGCACTGATATCTCCGGATGCCCTCAAGCACCCTCAAATATTGGAG GTGATTCATCCAAATGCTCATCTCCAGAAGCAGTGAACAAAGTAAGGAAGCAGATCGTCGATCACATCGACCTGTGGTTGTCAGAGTGCCAAGACCAAG GACACGGCGCGGTGACGAAGCGGGGGAGCAGATGGAGCATAGCCACCTACTGA